One window from the genome of Podospora pseudocomata strain CBS 415.72m chromosome 1 map unlocalized CBS415.72m_1.2, whole genome shotgun sequence encodes:
- a CDS encoding uncharacterized protein (EggNog:ENOG503P209), giving the protein MTPIRRYLRITKYSVLECRIYLDNPALTQSWLLNPRDPILPKVIESVRPLVLPKLREEQERDRMKKKSKKRTIKDVVVQDDFEVSIFLMETDTRHSLLHKRKHFRDKVQTKLTSNSSKLTGGAHDAPIDVDGDEVLQEATDGDDDVPLIREEEDDQNAINLDDIPAIDETTTNSASTNRRPKRRRQTSGENEGVSNPSEIDPDVVETIDTDSSNDQLFVGDGDDDDDSDTAAGRPPPSKRRREKAAARDMDGPDDKKKLGMDISYEGFAIYGRVLCLVVKRREGIGKGGGLAMSTSGRSQAAGRPRGQAMMENWISSTQLPDEAGAGDEEAS; this is encoded by the exons ATGACACCCATACGACGATACTTGAGAATTACCAAATATTCGGTTCTCGAGTGCCGCATATACCTGGACAACCCCGCACTGACACAGTCATGGCTCCTGAACCCACGGGACCCTATTCTTCCCAAAGTTATTGAGAGTGTACGGCCGCTGGTCTTGCCGAAACTGCGCGAGGAGCAAGAGCGAGATCgcatgaagaaaaagagcaaGAAACGAACCATCAAGGATGTCGTGGTCCAAG ATGACTTTGAGGTGTCGATCTTCCTGATGGAAACCGACACGAGGCACTCACTGTTGCACAAGAGGAAGCACTTTCGTGACAAGGTGCAGACTAAGCTCACGTCCAACTCTTCAAAACTGACAGGCGGGGCTCATGACGCCCCCATTGATGTTGACGGGGATGAGGTGCTCCAGGAGGCAAccgatggggatgatgatgtgccACTGATccgcgaggaggaggatgatcaGAATGCCATCAACCTGGACGACATCCCCGCGATAGatgaaacaacaacaaactcgGCCAGTACCAATCGGAGACCAAAGAGGCGCAGGCAAACCAGCGGGGAGAATGAGGGCGTGTCGAACCCCTCCGAGATTGATCCTGACGTTGTTGAGACGATTGATACAGATTCATCAAATGATCAGCTGTTCGTTGGTGACggagacgacgacgatgacagTGACACAGCAGCTGGAAGGCCGCCCCCATCAAAGCGCCGTCGGGAGAAGGCGGCCGCTCGAGACATGGATGGACctgacgacaagaagaagtTGGGCATGGATATCTCATACGAGGGTTTCGCCATCTATGGCCGGGTGCTGTGCCTCGTCGTCAAAAGACGGGAGGGCATCGGAAAGGGCGGAGGTTTAGCAATGTCGACGAGCGGCAGGTCCCAAGCTGCCGGCCGACCTCGAGGTCAAGCTATGATGGAGAACTGGATATCTTCTACGCAACTTCCCGATGAGGCTGGtgcgggggatgaggaggcgtcGTGA
- a CDS encoding uncharacterized protein (EggNog:ENOG503NWH3; COG:S; BUSCO:EOG09262O0R) produces the protein MDGGMVTVGRTAALYAGAAVLRLAIFTLLPDLPDLLTGRVEISTPVTSFKRLQEGLFLYNHNVSPYDGGVYHQAPLFLPLFSLLPNALSYPIFTYLLYIAIDLLSASALWKIADSGEAGSSALFTSPRRERRWNGFIIAAIFLFNPFTVATCLGRSTSVFTTCAILHAIAKAVSGAPFSAMVALSFASYLSMYPLLLLPPLVLLCFDRQRPERANKSVVSFAASHVPVVFGVLGLLFGMSYLITGSWEFLPSTYGVQLTLSDLTPNVGLWWYFFIEMFDSFRSFFLAVFWLHLSCYVGGLSVRIRRQPLVVLTLLLGIFAIFKPYPSISDTSLFLAMVPLYRHVFPLMRYSFVIAAVIMYASFLGPAFYYLWIYAGSGNANFFYAITLVWGLGQSLLVCDLMFAVLRDEWELERPEMAGKEIRQI, from the exons ATGGATGGCGGCATGGTAACGGTGGGAAGAACGGCGGCACTCTATGCTGGCGCCGCCGTTCTGCGGCTTGCCATTTTTACTCTTCTTCCTGATCTCCCGGATCTGTTGACCGGCCGCGTCGAGATCTCAACCCCAGTCACCAGCTTCAAGCGCC TGCAAGAAGGCCTCTTTCTCTATAACCACAATGTGTCGCCATACGATGGTGGTGTCTACCACCAAgcgccccttttccttccgCTGTTCTCCCTACTCCCGAATGCATTGAGCTACCCGATATTTACCTACCTCCTCTACATTGCGATCGACTTGTTGAGTGCTAGCGCACTATGGAAAATTGCGGACTCGGGCGAGGCAGGTTCATCTGCCCTATTTACATCCCCGCGTCGCGAAAGGAGATGGAACGGATTCATCATTGCAGCTAT CTTCCTTTTCAACCCCTTCACCGTGGCAACATGTCTCGGAAGGTCCACAAGCGTATTCACCACTTGCGCGATTCTCCATGCCATCGCCAAGGCCGTGTCCGGCGCACCCTTCAGCGCCATGGTTGCGCTGTCCTTTGCGAGCTATCTGTCGATGTACCCGTTATTATTACTTCCGCCGCTTGTTCTGCTTTGCTTCGACAGACAACGCCCCGAACGAGCCAACAAATCAGTCGTCTCTTTTGCCGCATCACACGTTCCGGTTGTGTTCGGTGTGCTGGGACTGTTGTTCGGCATGTCGTATCTTATTACAGGCTCATGGGAATTCCTGCCATCCACATACGGTGTACAGTTGACCCTGTCAGACCTGACACCCAATGTCGGCCTGTGGTGGTACTTCTTTATCGAAATGTTCGACTCCTTCCGGTCCTTCTTCCTGGCAGTCTTCTGGCTTCACCTCTCTTGTTACGTCGGCGGTCTTTCCGTCCGGATCCGGCGGCAACccttggtggtgttgacccTCCTTCTTGGAATattcgccatcttcaagccTTACCCTAGCATCAGCGACACGTCACTCTTCTTGGCCATGGTGCCATTATACCGGCACGTCTTCCCACTTATGCGCTACAGCTTCGTTATTGCGGCAGTCATCATGTATGCCTCTTTCCTTGGGCCGGCATTCTATTATCTTTGGATCTACGCCGGCAGCGGCAATGCCAACTTTTTCTACGCCATTACTCTTGTGTGGGGATTGGGACAGAGCCTGTTAGTTTGCGACCTCATGTTTGCGGTGTTGAGAGATGAATGGGAACTGGAAAGGCCCGAGATGGCGGGCAAGGAGATCAGGCAAATATGA
- the NOP7 gene encoding mRNA-binding ribosome synthesis protein nop7 (BUSCO:EOG09261L4M; EggNog:ENOG503NUXX; COG:A): protein MAKIKKKGQSGQAKNYITRTQAVKKLQISLPDFRKLCIWKGIYPREPRSRKKVSKSATASTTFYYTKDIQYLQHEPLLQKFREQKVLEKKISRALGRGDVSDAARLERNAGRPDQTGKPRYTLHHVIRERYPTFIDAIRDLDDCLSMLFLFANLPSTTSVPAKMIARCERLCHEFQHYLITSHSLRKSFLSIKGIYYQANIQGEDVLWLVPYKFNQRVVGDIDFRIMGTFVEFYMTLLGFVNYRLYSSIGLKYPPKFDQTKDDKGAELAALTLEGVNLATNEETTKAITNGEGHGPDPKVQAEVDKLVKKLRTESAADKADEEMADGEEEEEENATDAIDKFEPAAPGGDVLPQPTYSGNDPSKLFANCTLFLSRETPRQSLEFILRAFGCKRIGWDPILGEGSFTTDESDPSITHQIVDRPIVQAATTEQGDGEDNQTAQKLGPNQRYPGRIYVQPQWVWDCINDEELKSPELYAPGASLPPHLSPFVKPTQGQYDPTIPLEEQETEGEALDAAIEEAKDEVESDEENSEVDNDMDVADDNDNDEEEDSDAEEDEEVEDEEDEDEDEEEVLQRQRELEAEISGKAVKSKQVDPKLKAKLEKKKALERKKKEEAEDLERAKGMLSKKKRKLFEQMQYTNKKKSTEDMKLRSKRRKLEKEKAAGKA, encoded by the coding sequence ATGGCCAAAATTAAGAAGAAGGGCCAGTCCGGCCAGGCGAAGAACTACATCACCCGCACAcaggctgtcaagaagctccAGATCAGCTTGCCCGACTTCCGCAAGCTTTGCATTTGGAAGGGAATCTATCCAAGAGAGCCCAGGAGTCGCAAGAAGGTGTCCAAGTcggccaccgcctccaccaccttctaTTACACCAAGGATATCCAGTACCTCCAGCACGAGCCGCTCCTTCAGAAATTCCGCGAGCAAAAGGTtctcgagaagaagatctCCCGCGCTCTCGGTCGTGGCGATGTTAGCGATGCTGCCCGTCTCGAGCGCAATGCTGGGCGTCCCGATCAGACCGGCAAGCCGCGCTACACCCTCCACCATGTCATCCGTGAGCGCTACCCGACCTTCATCGATGCCATCCGCGACCTCGACGACTGCCTGTCCatgctcttcctcttcgccaacctcccctccaccacttcAGTTCCCGCCAAGATGATCGCCCGGTGCGAGCGCCTTTGCCACGAGTTCCAGCACTACCTCATCACCTCTCACAGCCTGCGCAAGTCCTTCTTGTCTATCAAGGGCATCTACTACCAGGCCAACATTCAGGGCGAGGACGTCTTGTGGTTGGTCCCATACAAGTTCAACCAAAGGGTTGTTGGAGATATCGATTTCCGCATCATGGGTACCTTTGTCGAGTTTTACATGACCCTTCTCGGCTTCGTCAACTACAGACTGTACTCCTCGATCGGTCTCAAGTACCCACCCAAGTTTGATCAGACCAAGGATGACAAGGGTGCTGAGCTTGCCGCGCTCACGTTGGAGGGTGTCAACCTTGCGACAAACGAGGAGACTACCAAAGCGATCACCAATGGCGAGGGCCACGGTCCCGACCCCAAGGTTCAGGCTGAGGTTGAcaagctggtcaagaagTTGAGGACTGAATCTGCTGCGGAcaaggctgatgaggagatggccgatggcgaggaggaggaggaagagaacgCCACCGACGCCATCGACAAGTTCGAGCCTGCTGCTCCCGGCGGTGATGTTCTGCCGCAGCCAACATACAGTGGCAACGAtccctccaagctcttcgCCAACtgcaccctcttcctctcgcGTGAAACCCCCCGTCAGTCTCTCGAGTTCATCCTTCGCGCGTTCGGCTGCAAGAGGATAGGTTGGGACCCAATCCTTGGTGAAGGCTCCTTCACAACCGACGAGTCCGACCCTTCCATCACACACCAGATCGTCGACAGACCAATCGTCCAGGCCGCTACCACCGAGCAGGGAGATGGCGAAGATAACCAGACCGCACAGAAGCTCGGACCCAACCAAAGATATCCCGGAAGAATTTACGTGCAACCGCAGTGGGTGTGGGACTGCATCAATGACGAAGAACTCAAGAGCCCAGAGCTTTATGCCCCTGGTGCCAGCCTGCCACCACATCTCAGCCCCTTCGTTAAGCCTACGCAAGGTCAATACGACCCTACCATTCCTCTCGAGGAACAGGAGACCGAAGGCGAGGCTCTCGACGCTGCGATCGAGGAAGCtaaggatgaggttgagagtgatgaggagaacTCCGAGGTTGATAACGACATGGACGTcgccgacgacaacgacaatgatgaagaggaggactctgatgccgaagaggacgaggaagtggaagacgaggaagatgaagatgaggacgaggaggaggtcctGCAGAGACAACGTGAGCTCGAGGCTGAAATTTCAGGCAAGGCTGTCAAGAGCAAGCAAGTAGACCCCAAGCTCAAAgccaagctggagaagaagaaggcgctcgaaaggaaaaagaaggaggaggccgaggatcTGGAGCGCGCCAAGGGTATGctgagcaagaagaagcgcaagctGTTCGAGCAGATGCAGtacaccaacaagaagaagagcacaGAGGACATGAAGCTGCGCTCCAAGAGGAGAAAgctggaaaaagaaaaggctGCTGGCAAGGCGTAA